CAATACGGCGGAGGGATTAATATCTGCTCTAAGGATGTCTGCCCGGGCAAAGACCCTCTCTTTAAATTCTACTTAGGGCGCAAAAAAGGGGATTGCTTCCATTTGATCTTAGAAAAAGAAGAAATGGTTGTCGGGGAGTGGGTGGAATTTGGTAAGAATTTCAGGGGATCAAGACTAGAGCTTTATTACACCGATAAACCTCTTGCCACCACAAACGAATTGCCCATCGATCAAGCGCACAGAGAACCGATTGACTTTGAAGAGGACTATGAAGAGGGGATTTACCAAATTAAAATCAAGCGGGTCAATACGGATAGTGTGATTGTGGGGGTTTTCACTATGGATGGGGATTCTTGTGAGGACGAACACCTTGTACAATTAAAAGTCTAGGAGAGCTCTTATGTATGCCTATGTTTTTGTAATCCTAAATCAAAAGGTGGGGGTGTTTAAGCGCACCCAACAAGGTGGCTTGATCTTTGTGTGCATGCAGGAGGCAGGAGCGGATTTTTTTACGAATTTTATAGAGATTTATAATATCGATCCGTGCAAGGCGCGGGATTTCTGCTTTGTATGGGAGGAAGGGTGCGATCCAACCTCATTGCCCTATTTTAAACCCCAATTAGAGGGGAGTGTGTGGGGGGCTAGTTTGCTCTGTGATCTGCTTAATATCCTCTACACACAGCACAATCTTAAGGCATGTTTGAAAGACAGTTTAGGGCATTGTTTGGGGGAGGCTAGGGATAGCCACATACTTTACACTAACGCCAATCTAAGTCCTCAAGAGAGCACAAACCTTAAAGTGTTGCCCAATAGTGCGCAATCAGAATGGCAGGTAGAGCAAATGCAAGAAACGCAAAGACTTGAGGAGGCTAGAGGCAAAAAACACCTCAAACCTCAGAGTCCACAACCCACAAATTGCAAGCTAGGTAGACAAGGTGGGGACGAACCCCCTACAACACACGAAACCAACCACTAATTTTAAGGGTGGTGGGGTGGGAAATTTTATTAAGGAGTAAAAAATGGCACAAGCATTTATGGACCCAGATGAAACTGAGGACTTCACCAACCATCTCCAGCAGTTTATGGACGATCTCAACGAAATGGTGCGCAGTTTGAATGGACACTTCCGCGCTTTAGGGGATACCTGGGACGATGCTAAGTATTGGGAATTCGAGGAAGTGCTTAAAGAGTTGGAGAGCTTTTTAAAGCATTTTGATGAGCAGGCTGAGGAGCAAGTGCGCTGGCTCAGACGCAAGATTGAAGAGACGCGTACTTATTTAGGAGTCTAGTATGCCTGTCAATGTGGACACGGAGCAGGTGCGCGCGCTCTTAGAGCGTTTTGAGGATTTTCAGGAGCATTTATACCAAGAAACCCGCGCCTTTTTGCAGGAGCTAGAAACCTTTTATGGGGAAACTAAAGAGGAGCTAGCCCAGACCAAGAAGGCTTTGCAAGAGGCAAAGGAGGGGCTAGCTAGGGCTAGGGCGTGGGAGGTTGCTTGTGAAATCGCATTAGCCATCGCCATCGCCACAGAGTGGGGGGTGTGGGCGGCTACAATCGCTCTTAATATTGCCGTTGAAAAGCGCGAAAAATGGGAGCAAAAGGTCGCCCTGCTAGAGGAGGCGGTTGAAATTTACACAGAGGAGCTTAGGCGTATCCAAACGATTTTAATCGAAGAGTTTTGTCAACAAAGTCGGACTTTGCACTTGGCCTATGGGCAAGAACACCATGAACTTTGCATGCGCGCGCTCAAAGCCTCTGCTATCATCGAGCAGGAGTATATGATCCCCCCTTGGATTCAAAAACTCTATGACAAATTACAAGGCCTAGAATCCCAGCTAGACCCTCTCATCAAGCAAACACAAATTCAAGCCATTCACGATCAATACCGCGCTTTCTTAGAGGAGCGCAAAGAGGGTTTTATAGTGTCTGAGGATGAAACCTTTAAAACTCCCTTTAACGATCTCAATTTGCCCGTTTTTCCGGCACTTTTTAGCACCCAATTAGATTTAAAGACCTTAGATAATGAAAAACCCATGCTCTGCTTTTATGCGCTCAAAGCCCTGCAAAAAGCCTTAGCTACAAGCACAGCCCTGCAAGACATATTAAGCGATGAGGACAAGGATCAGATCAATAAGGGCATCACGCCTAAGGGCTATCTCTGGCATTTTGATCCCAACCCCCCGCTAGGCACGATGCAATTAGTGCGCGAAGAAGTGCTGTTATCTGTCCCCCACACGAAAGGATACCCTCTATGGAAAGAAATACTCCCTCAACTGCAAACCCAAATTGGGGATTTGTAATCCCCCTAGAAGAAAACGCCCTGCAGAGCGCGCAAAAGATATGCGGCCTAGAGTTTAGCCCTGCCTTTATCGCGTTTTTACAGCGGGCTAATAACGCCATCCCTGCTAAACGCAACTTCACACTAGGCCAAGAGAGCTACACCTTTAAAAATGTGTTCAACTTCAACACAGAGGGCAAATGCACCTTTGCTTTTTTCATGCAAAAGCTCAAAGCGCATTTAGACGCACCAGAAATCTTTTTTGGCAGTGATGGCTATGGCGGGCTGTTTATCTTAAATACTAGCACTGATCAAGTGCTGTTTTTAGACACGGATACGGGGGTTAAAAAACCCTTGATTGCCTTTGATCTTTTCCTTAAAAAATTAGAATCTTAGGAGCTTTGTATGCATTATGAAGGCAGTGCTTCGCATATAAGACATTTGCAAGATTTATTCTTAGAGGCGATGAATGACGACCTAGGGCATAAACTCAGCACAGAAGTGATTGAGGAAATGCGCCATTTGGCCAATCAGTTTGAAAATCTTGAACTAGAGATGATTGGCAATAAAGAGAGTATCACGAGGCGTTTAGAAGAAGCGCGTGATTTAGTCCAACAAGCCCACAACATACAACCCTAAAGGAAGACCATGTTAGCTGCCCTACAAGATTTAGACCAAGCCCTGCACAAAGTGCGTTTTGCACACAGCCCGCTTTTTACTCTTAAAGAGAGTCAAGAGAGATTGCTTAAAATTAGAGATAATATTAGAGAGAGTCAGCCCCAACTAGGCGGGCAATTACACCTTAATGAAAGCCAAAGTTACCCTGAGTTTCTAGCTTTAGGCGTGTTGGAAGTGGGCGAAAACACCCCACAAGGCTTAGAAGAGAGCTTTGAAAAATTCTTTATCCCTAAAGTTTACCCCTTCCCTCCGCCCGCTCTCTATGGCAATAGTCCAAACACGCCTAGATTTTTACGCGAAGCCTTTTTGCGCTTGGTCTCTACCATCCCCCTCACTCATTTACAAGTGGTCTTAGTGGATGCGTTGCAATTAGGCGGAGTCTTTGC
This portion of the Helicobacter felis ATCC 49179 genome encodes:
- a CDS encoding HNH endonuclease, with protein sequence MPVNVDTEQVRALLERFEDFQEHLYQETRAFLQELETFYGETKEELAQTKKALQEAKEGLARARAWEVACEIALAIAIATEWGVWAATIALNIAVEKREKWEQKVALLEEAVEIYTEELRRIQTILIEEFCQQSRTLHLAYGQEHHELCMRALKASAIIEQEYMIPPWIQKLYDKLQGLESQLDPLIKQTQIQAIHDQYRAFLEERKEGFIVSEDETFKTPFNDLNLPVFPALFSTQLDLKTLDNEKPMLCFYALKALQKALATSTALQDILSDEDKDQINKGITPKGYLWHFDPNPPLGTMQLVREEVLLSVPHTKGYPLWKEILPQLQTQIGDL
- a CDS encoding SMI1/KNR4 family protein, encoding MERNTPSTANPNWGFVIPLEENALQSAQKICGLEFSPAFIAFLQRANNAIPAKRNFTLGQESYTFKNVFNFNTEGKCTFAFFMQKLKAHLDAPEIFFGSDGYGGLFILNTSTDQVLFLDTDTGVKKPLIAFDLFLKKLES